A single window of Paenibacillus sp. SYP-B4298 DNA harbors:
- a CDS encoding carbohydrate ABC transporter permease produces the protein MKQAEVIKPYQRVPKLASLLLHLFFILLSLVCIMPIVLIVAISLTNEQALTLSGYKFWPDQIDLSAYKFMFTDSTTLLKAYGVTLTVTIVGSVLAVLLIALYAYPIYRKDFPFKKFFSFYLLITMLFSGGLVPFYLLYINYLGLRDSLLALILPGLSSAFYIFITRTFFQQTIPEEMIESGKLDGASEWRIFFQLVLPISLPVLATVGLFTTLMYWNDWFNSMLFINDVDKYSLQYVMIQMIRQAEFFKNQLAGTGVGLLVQEAVPTESLRMAMVVVSIGPILFVYPFFQKYFTKGLTVGAIKG, from the coding sequence ATGAAACAAGCGGAAGTAATTAAACCTTATCAACGCGTTCCTAAGCTGGCTTCATTGCTGCTGCATCTGTTTTTTATTCTGTTAAGTCTGGTCTGCATCATGCCCATCGTGCTGATCGTGGCCATCTCGCTCACTAATGAGCAAGCGTTAACCTTGAGCGGGTACAAGTTCTGGCCGGATCAGATCGATCTGTCTGCCTACAAGTTCATGTTCACGGACTCGACGACGCTGCTCAAGGCCTACGGGGTGACATTGACTGTGACGATCGTCGGCAGCGTGCTGGCTGTGCTGCTCATTGCGCTGTACGCTTACCCGATCTACCGCAAGGATTTCCCGTTCAAGAAGTTCTTCAGCTTCTACCTGCTCATTACGATGCTGTTCTCGGGAGGGCTGGTACCGTTCTATCTGCTGTATATCAACTATCTGGGACTGAGAGATTCATTGCTTGCGCTCATATTGCCAGGGCTGTCGAGTGCGTTCTACATCTTCATCACGCGCACCTTCTTCCAGCAGACGATCCCGGAGGAGATGATTGAATCAGGCAAATTGGACGGCGCATCGGAATGGCGGATCTTCTTCCAGCTCGTGCTGCCGATCTCACTGCCGGTACTGGCGACGGTCGGGCTGTTCACTACATTGATGTATTGGAACGATTGGTTCAATTCGATGTTGTTCATTAATGATGTGGATAAATATTCCTTGCAATATGTGATGATACAGATGATTCGCCAGGCGGAGTTCTTCAAGAACCAACTGGCGGGAACCGGAGTTGGCCTGCTGGTGCAGGAGGCGGTGCCGACTGAGAGTCTGCGGATGGCGATGGTCGTCGTCTCGATCGGCCCGATCCTGTTCGTCTATCCGTTCTTCCAGAAATACTTCACGAAGGGCTTGACTGTCGGCGCGATTAAGGGCTGA
- a CDS encoding IclR family transcriptional regulator produces the protein MPIIQSVDRALTILDLFDESTRELKITDISARVGLHKSTVHSLLKTLQKHRYIEQDEKGLYRLGMRVLEKGQQMLQSFDIREIAGTHLHALSGETGQSVHLVIRDGAEGVYIDKVEGSKAAIRYSRIGRRVSLHSSAVGKVLAAFMPEAELRSVLAGYEYTILTQHTIAGEAAFLEELRIVRDEGVAYDREENEPGVRCAAAPVYDHAGHVIAAISISTMASAVGDEELAVLVAKLRGTAEQVSAGLGYRAR, from the coding sequence ATGCCCATCATTCAGTCAGTTGATCGTGCGCTTACGATCCTGGACCTGTTCGACGAGTCCACCCGCGAATTGAAGATTACCGACATCAGCGCTCGCGTCGGGCTGCACAAGAGCACGGTGCATTCCTTGCTCAAGACGCTGCAGAAGCATCGTTATATTGAGCAAGATGAGAAGGGCCTGTATCGTCTTGGCATGCGCGTGCTGGAGAAAGGGCAGCAGATGCTCCAGAGCTTCGACATTCGGGAGATTGCGGGCACCCATCTCCATGCCTTGTCCGGCGAGACGGGTCAATCCGTACATCTCGTCATTCGGGACGGCGCGGAGGGTGTCTATATCGACAAGGTCGAAGGAAGCAAGGCGGCGATTCGCTATTCCCGCATCGGCCGCCGTGTGTCGCTGCACAGCAGCGCGGTTGGCAAGGTGCTGGCTGCCTTCATGCCGGAGGCAGAGCTTCGCAGCGTGCTCGCAGGCTACGAATATACGATTCTTACACAGCATACAATTGCCGGAGAAGCTGCATTTCTGGAGGAGCTGCGGATCGTGCGTGATGAAGGCGTCGCATACGACCGTGAGGAGAATGAGCCTGGCGTGCGCTGCGCCGCTGCTCCTGTCTATGACCATGCGGGTCATGTCATCGCGGCAATCAGCATCTCTACCATGGCCTCGGCGGTAGGCGATGAGGAATTGGCTGTGCTGGTTGCGAAGCTGCGAGGCACGGCTGAGCAGGTGTCGGCTGGGCTCGGGTATCGCGCGCGGTAG
- a CDS encoding sensor histidine kinase has protein sequence MTRLSLRFKVSVLVLLLVVPIFFFLYYTNIYSRNIVREKVSSYASDTLALHLSTLDELLEQTSAYLIRTANENLLLELYSVSDPNSVSYYVALRKLMDQWYNDVSYYSIIRTVFVYHQQRDELYLSSNHEYYQERDAIRADLSSQLETFKLPTSMKWEIVTVGGEPALYKAVPDRSGRLLAGILVSIDALAQPLTQLESTRSGERIGIVSDSSELLWGEFDSADLTGILGLLNDQTHSRGSILRLGDGENYLVLGRQSLFSPLQVFILLDEKSLLDELLLFERVIQFIPLAVIVLLAVLLALLSRLVFRPIHSLMSGMRLLGKGQLDYRLKEEKSSEFQMITQQFNWMAEQIGDLKIGVYEEQMKVQQAELKHLQAQINPHFFMNSLNIVYQLVELKQLGLSQKMLSHLVSYFRFIMNTNDAWIPLLSEVNHIRNYIEIQMVMYPGKLTFHEQLPQELEGMLVPPLLVQPFVENAMKHGFVSNAKPFELGLSAERVIVEEGTEQVAIRVRDSGPGFTLEQLDMLNRGAYEREPTDRQLGIWNVRRRLAMAYEGKAQLTFDNHPQGGARVELILPVHRGGGG, from the coding sequence ATGACTAGACTGTCCTTGAGGTTCAAAGTGAGCGTACTCGTTCTTCTCCTGGTGGTGCCGATTTTTTTCTTCCTGTATTACACGAATATCTATTCCCGAAACATCGTGCGCGAGAAGGTGTCCAGCTATGCCTCAGATACGCTGGCGCTGCACCTGAGCACATTGGACGAGCTGCTGGAGCAGACCAGCGCCTACCTCATCCGCACCGCCAATGAGAATCTGCTGCTGGAGCTGTATTCGGTCAGCGACCCGAATAGTGTCAGCTATTATGTGGCACTGCGTAAATTGATGGATCAATGGTATAACGATGTCAGCTATTACTCCATTATCCGCACGGTCTTCGTCTATCATCAGCAGCGGGATGAGCTGTATCTGAGCAGTAATCACGAGTATTACCAGGAGCGGGACGCTATCCGTGCCGACCTGTCCTCGCAGCTCGAAACCTTCAAGCTCCCGACCTCGATGAAGTGGGAGATCGTAACCGTCGGCGGCGAGCCCGCCTTGTACAAGGCGGTGCCGGATCGCAGCGGCCGGCTGCTTGCCGGCATCCTCGTCAGCATCGATGCGCTGGCACAGCCATTAACCCAGCTAGAGTCCACCCGAAGCGGCGAGCGGATCGGCATCGTCTCCGATTCCAGCGAGCTGCTGTGGGGGGAATTCGACAGCGCCGATCTGACCGGGATTCTCGGTCTGCTCAATGACCAGACTCATTCACGCGGCAGCATCCTCCGTCTGGGAGATGGCGAGAACTATCTGGTGCTGGGGCGGCAGTCGCTCTTCTCGCCGCTGCAGGTGTTTATCCTGCTGGACGAGAAGTCGCTGCTGGATGAGCTGCTGCTGTTCGAGCGCGTCATTCAGTTTATTCCGTTAGCGGTGATCGTGCTGCTGGCTGTGCTGCTCGCGCTGCTCAGCCGACTCGTCTTCCGTCCGATTCATTCGCTGATGAGCGGGATGCGTCTGCTGGGCAAGGGGCAACTGGATTATCGGCTGAAGGAGGAGAAATCGAGCGAGTTTCAGATGATTACGCAGCAATTCAACTGGATGGCGGAGCAGATCGGAGATCTGAAGATTGGGGTCTATGAGGAGCAGATGAAGGTGCAGCAGGCCGAGCTGAAGCATCTGCAGGCTCAGATTAACCCTCATTTCTTCATGAACTCCTTGAACATCGTATATCAATTGGTCGAGCTGAAGCAGCTCGGGCTCAGCCAGAAGATGCTCAGCCATCTGGTTTCTTATTTCCGATTTATTATGAATACGAATGATGCCTGGATTCCACTCCTAAGCGAGGTCAACCATATTCGCAACTATATCGAGATTCAGATGGTGATGTATCCGGGCAAGCTGACCTTCCATGAGCAACTGCCGCAGGAGCTGGAGGGCATGCTCGTGCCGCCGCTGCTGGTGCAGCCGTTTGTGGAGAATGCGATGAAGCATGGGTTTGTCAGCAATGCGAAGCCATTCGAGCTCGGCCTGTCGGCCGAGAGAGTCATCGTAGAGGAGGGGACAGAGCAGGTAGCGATTCGCGTTCGCGACTCGGGACCGGGGTTTACGCTGGAGCAGCTTGATATGCTGAACCGCGGGGCTTATGAGCGCGAGCCGACAGATCGGCAGCTGGGCATCTGGAATGTGCGCAGACGGCTTGCGATGGCTTATGAAGGGAAGGCGCAGCTCACATTTGACAATCATCCGCAGGGTGGTGCCAGGGTGGAATTGATTCTGCCCGTGCATAGAGGAGGAGGAGGCTAG
- a CDS encoding ABC transporter substrate-binding protein, giving the protein MNVIKGWRMGITMMLALTLVISGCSSGSGSSGGDSKGSGSSTEAGASGNSDTSEYRKLKVYTVGSFPQKDSKAVVDEINKYLKEKINAEIDFQGLPWSSWAEKMTLAYQSGEQVDLTFAPNWADFANNVAKGAFLPLDELLDKYGQGIKETLDPRFLEGGTVNGKIYAIPTNKEIGESHTIMFKKELIDKYGFDVNTINTLEDLEPWLETIKKNEPGIAPIWLAGSGSDTLGYFDKTRISIQDDFRYELVAGAPAVILLDTKTDKMIVSTMESEAAIYRIKLYHDWYKKGYINQDSATTKTSTEDALKAGKTWMKFGSDKPDSDKEDSLATGIELVKLAGKDPEISTASVSNSMMAIGRTSVDPERTMMLLNLLHTDKHLINLIDFGVEGRQYVKVEGQENFIKLPDGVKSRVDTGWAPGIEWMFGNQTLTYLWEGESADKWEKFKEYNNKAHKMKSFGFNFNTGAVKTEVSIISNIVKEYRPILETGTLDADKVLKEYNEKLKANGIEKIRDEAQKQYDEWKAKQS; this is encoded by the coding sequence ATGAACGTAATTAAAGGATGGCGCATGGGAATTACCATGATGCTGGCGCTTACACTGGTAATCTCCGGCTGCAGCAGCGGCTCGGGCTCATCAGGAGGAGACTCCAAAGGCTCGGGGAGCAGCACCGAAGCGGGAGCTTCCGGCAACTCCGATACGTCCGAGTACCGGAAGCTCAAGGTATACACAGTGGGAAGTTTCCCGCAGAAGGATTCCAAGGCCGTTGTCGACGAAATCAACAAGTATCTGAAAGAGAAAATCAATGCCGAGATCGATTTCCAGGGACTTCCATGGTCGTCGTGGGCGGAGAAGATGACGCTCGCATATCAGTCCGGGGAGCAGGTGGACTTGACCTTTGCACCGAACTGGGCTGATTTCGCTAACAACGTAGCCAAGGGCGCCTTCCTGCCGCTCGACGAGCTGCTTGACAAATACGGTCAAGGCATCAAGGAAACACTGGACCCGCGCTTCCTCGAGGGCGGCACGGTCAATGGAAAAATCTATGCGATTCCGACGAACAAGGAAATTGGCGAAAGCCACACCATCATGTTCAAGAAGGAATTGATCGACAAATACGGCTTTGACGTCAATACGATCAACACGCTGGAGGATCTGGAGCCTTGGCTGGAGACCATCAAGAAGAACGAGCCGGGTATTGCGCCGATCTGGCTGGCAGGCAGCGGTTCGGATACGCTGGGCTACTTCGACAAGACGAGAATCAGCATTCAGGATGATTTCCGCTATGAGCTGGTGGCGGGCGCTCCTGCTGTCATCCTGCTGGATACGAAGACAGACAAGATGATCGTCAGCACGATGGAATCCGAAGCGGCGATCTACCGGATCAAGCTCTATCATGACTGGTACAAGAAAGGCTACATCAACCAGGATTCGGCCACGACCAAGACGAGCACAGAGGATGCGCTCAAGGCCGGGAAGACCTGGATGAAATTCGGCTCCGACAAGCCGGATTCGGATAAAGAGGATTCGCTCGCAACCGGCATTGAGCTGGTCAAGCTGGCAGGCAAGGACCCTGAGATCAGCACCGCCAGCGTCAGCAACTCCATGATGGCGATCGGGCGCACATCCGTCGACCCGGAACGGACGATGATGCTGCTGAACCTGCTTCATACCGACAAGCATCTGATCAATCTGATTGATTTTGGCGTCGAGGGCAGACAATATGTGAAGGTAGAAGGCCAAGAGAACTTCATCAAGCTGCCAGATGGCGTAAAAAGCCGTGTCGATACGGGCTGGGCGCCAGGCATCGAGTGGATGTTCGGCAATCAGACGTTGACCTATCTATGGGAAGGCGAGAGCGCGGACAAGTGGGAGAAGTTCAAGGAATACAATAACAAGGCGCATAAAATGAAATCCTTCGGCTTCAACTTCAATACTGGGGCGGTTAAGACGGAAGTATCAATCATCAGCAATATTGTGAAGGAGTACCGTCCGATTCTCGAGACCGGCACATTGGATGCCGACAAGGTATTGAAGGAATACAATGAGAAGCTCAAAGCGAACGGGATTGAGAAAATTCGCGATGAGGCGCAAAAGCAATATGATGAATGGAAGGCCAAGCAGTCCTGA
- a CDS encoding ABC transporter permease encodes MGIPFAKKQPREPSLAAPNQSRFRLLLQNIVRYRVLLFMLLPTAIIFFINCYIPMFGVFIAFKNVNYIDGILGSPWAGLDNFRFLFATSDAWRVTVNTVGYNVVFLITGLILSVGIAIAVNEIRVKLASKFYQTVMIMPNFLSMVVVSYIVYSFLHPEYGFLVKHVLPLFGYEGVNAYMHAEAWPYILWLTKMWHSVGIGSVIYLAAITGISEELYEAAVMDGASKWRLITSITIPLLTPIMVILTILNLGGIFRSDFGLFYHVTLDSGALRSTTDVIDTYVYRGLIQLNDLGMSSAANFYQSIVGFFLVIGANMLARKINRDTALF; translated from the coding sequence ATGGGTATTCCTTTTGCGAAGAAACAGCCTAGAGAACCATCGCTAGCCGCACCGAATCAGAGCCGATTCCGACTGCTGCTGCAAAACATTGTACGATACCGGGTGCTGCTGTTCATGCTGCTGCCGACAGCTATCATCTTCTTCATCAACTGCTATATCCCGATGTTCGGCGTATTCATCGCCTTCAAGAACGTCAACTATATCGACGGCATATTGGGCAGCCCGTGGGCGGGACTCGACAACTTCCGCTTCCTGTTCGCTACCTCTGATGCCTGGCGCGTGACGGTAAATACAGTAGGATACAATGTCGTATTTCTTATTACTGGCTTAATCCTGTCTGTAGGGATCGCGATTGCCGTGAATGAAATTCGCGTCAAGCTGGCCTCCAAGTTTTATCAGACCGTGATGATTATGCCGAATTTTCTGTCCATGGTCGTCGTCAGCTATATTGTCTACTCCTTCCTTCATCCTGAATATGGCTTTTTGGTGAAGCATGTGCTGCCACTGTTCGGATATGAAGGGGTCAACGCATACATGCATGCCGAGGCCTGGCCTTATATTTTGTGGCTGACGAAGATGTGGCACTCGGTGGGCATCGGCAGTGTCATCTATCTGGCGGCGATTACCGGCATCAGCGAGGAACTGTACGAGGCTGCAGTGATGGATGGCGCCTCTAAGTGGCGGCTCATTACTTCGATTACGATTCCGCTGCTGACGCCGATTATGGTCATCTTAACCATCTTGAATCTGGGCGGCATCTTCCGCTCTGACTTTGGCCTGTTCTACCATGTGACACTGGACTCCGGGGCGCTGCGCTCCACGACAGATGTCATCGACACCTATGTCTATCGGGGCCTGATTCAGTTGAACGATCTAGGCATGTCCTCTGCGGCGAACTTTTACCAGTCGATTGTTGGATTCTTCCTGGTCATCGGCGCCAATATGCTGGCTCGCAAAATCAATCGTGATACAGCGCTCTTCTAG
- a CDS encoding response regulator, with amino-acid sequence MYRVLIVDDQYFALLGLQQGVNWSELDVSDVQLADNVEQAMACFQTQAIDLLICDIEMPGQDGLELLAWVEEHSPGTRTVMLTCHADFEYAQRAISHGAFHYLLKPVDYAQLKKVAGHAFDEVREQKEQETYKGLLEDYQRKWKLQLPVLIERFWQDVLSRRESLHPHSLERSLAACGLSFTPEDRYVVVLFGLEQWELNLSARDEAIMEYALRNIAGEVVLRGLEGVVLQDHAGLNVAIVYERSDSRPITSILEHNSRSFLSECERLLRCSLSVYISPPVPLTGIVGAYVHVTEQEQSNISRSRQVFSSSCPPDKLRELLPAAAPLTLFPEWATLLELGELEELSRRVRQWFASQAGGWTKESLDQFIHGTLFIIYTLLAKKGLSLHESSALKMLTERESYPKHLTALQSWTMECCEAAGQLLRVSNNVSSTVVAKIRHYIRAHLNEEITREELAAHVYLNPAYLSRMYKKETGLSLWDAIIQERIQEAKRLLEETEYKITEIAERVGYTSLGSFSNLFKRVVGVTPQQYRAKRRGEG; translated from the coding sequence ATGTATCGCGTACTGATTGTGGATGACCAATATTTTGCCTTGCTCGGCTTGCAGCAGGGGGTGAATTGGAGCGAGCTGGATGTCAGTGATGTTCAGTTGGCGGATAATGTGGAGCAGGCGATGGCCTGTTTCCAGACGCAGGCGATCGATCTGCTGATCTGCGATATTGAGATGCCGGGTCAGGATGGGCTGGAGCTGCTGGCTTGGGTAGAGGAGCATTCGCCGGGTACACGTACCGTGATGCTCACCTGCCATGCCGATTTTGAGTATGCGCAGCGAGCCATTTCGCACGGAGCCTTTCATTACCTGCTCAAGCCGGTCGATTATGCACAGTTGAAGAAGGTTGCAGGACATGCCTTCGATGAGGTGCGCGAGCAGAAGGAGCAGGAGACGTACAAGGGATTGCTGGAGGACTATCAGCGAAAATGGAAGCTGCAGCTTCCTGTGCTGATCGAGCGCTTCTGGCAGGATGTCCTCAGCCGGCGAGAGTCGCTGCATCCGCACTCGCTGGAGCGCTCCTTGGCGGCCTGCGGCTTGAGCTTTACTCCCGAGGATCGATATGTCGTCGTCCTGTTCGGGTTGGAGCAGTGGGAGCTGAATCTGAGCGCACGCGACGAGGCGATCATGGAGTACGCACTCCGTAATATTGCCGGCGAGGTGGTGCTTCGCGGTCTGGAGGGCGTGGTGCTGCAGGATCATGCGGGCTTGAACGTCGCCATCGTGTATGAGCGGAGCGACAGCAGGCCGATTACGAGCATCCTGGAGCATAATAGCCGCAGCTTCCTTAGTGAATGCGAGCGGCTGCTCCGCTGCTCCTTATCGGTCTATATCAGCCCTCCGGTGCCACTAACCGGCATAGTCGGCGCCTATGTCCATGTTACCGAGCAGGAGCAGAGCAATATTAGCCGTTCCCGTCAGGTGTTCTCCTCCTCCTGTCCGCCGGATAAGCTCAGAGAGCTGCTGCCGGCTGCGGCTCCGCTCACCTTGTTCCCGGAGTGGGCGACCCTGCTGGAGCTTGGCGAGCTGGAGGAGCTGAGCCGCCGGGTGCGGCAATGGTTCGCCAGCCAGGCGGGCGGATGGACGAAGGAATCGCTGGATCAGTTCATCCATGGCACCTTGTTCATTATCTATACGCTGCTGGCGAAGAAGGGGCTGAGTCTGCACGAGTCCTCCGCTCTGAAGATGCTGACCGAGCGCGAGAGCTATCCGAAGCATCTGACGGCGTTGCAGAGCTGGACGATGGAATGCTGCGAAGCAGCGGGCCAGTTGCTGAGGGTAAGCAACAATGTCTCCTCCACCGTAGTCGCCAAAATCCGCCATTATATCCGCGCTCATCTCAATGAGGAGATTACCCGAGAGGAGCTGGCTGCCCATGTGTACCTGAACCCGGCCTATCTGTCGCGGATGTATAAGAAGGAGACGGGCCTGTCCTTATGGGACGCCATTATTCAGGAGCGCATCCAGGAGGCCAAGCGGCTGCTGGAGGAGACCGAATACAAGATTACCGAGATTGCAGAGCGTGTCGGGTATACGAGTCTGGGCAGCTTCTCCAATCTGTTCAAGCGCGTAGTCGGCGTTACACCGCAGCAATATCGGGCGAAGCGCAGGGGGGAGGGCTAG